One Deinococcus sp. Leaf326 genomic window, GAGACGCTGCGGCAACTCAGGGATCTGGGACTCAATACGGGGTAGAGGGAGACATTCCCAGTTGATTCCCACCCCTGGGTCTAAGCTTCAGCCATACCAACCAAGGAGCGAACACCATGAACAAACTGAACATCCCGATGCTGATCTGTACCCTCTTCGTGGCCACTACGCTGAGCGCTCCTGCGCAGGCTCAGGATGTTCAAGTTCAGGCTACAGTGACTGCTCCCACGGTCCCCCCGATTCCGTCGTGGCCGCCTATTGGTTGGCCGGACGGAGGTAGTGAATGGAAACAACTCAACGACTAAAACAACTTCAATCGGTTTGCGTGGTTGTGCGGGAGAGTATCTGCACAGCCCATCAATCACAGTTTTTGACCTTCGATCAGCTCCTGCACTCGCTGAGCACCTCCAGAACCGGACCCGAAGCGGTCGTTGTGATTGATTCTCTAAATGAGATGTTTGATCAGTATGGTGGAGACGAGTATATTGTGGCGCGCGCTTACCTAAATCAGCTCCGAAATGATTTCGGTGAAGATGAATAAGTGTCTGTCATCCATATTTATATAGTTCGCTCAGGATTTATATACTACACCAATTCCTTAATAATAAGATAGTCGAATGAGACCTTTAGGGTCCTAGACTGCACGAACAGGACTACCAAGTGAATGCTGTGAGCCTCGTTATAGCTATGGAGGAGCGTTCGTAGGTAGCCCTTTTCGGGAAGCCGCTAGGACTGGCACTCCCAGACCTCCGAGGGTTTGGGAGTGCTTTTTGTCCTCTATAGCTGCGATTCCTGGGCAGAAGATTCCTCTCCAGGCTGTCAGGGCTCTGTAGAAACCCACACCATAAGGTGGAGCACATGCAGCACGAAGGAACTTATCTGGAGCCCTTTCGGGACATCGACTCCCAGGAGGCCTACCTCAGTCTTCTCAATGCCATGCCCGTCATGCTCTGGACCGCTGATGCTGAGGGTCAGTGGCAACACGTCAACACTCGCTGGGCGGAGTACACCGGAATGGTCGGCGAAGCGCGCGGCTTCGGCTTCGAGGAAGCTCTCCATCCAGATGACGTTGCGCCCACGCTGCGGCGGTGGCATCAGTCCATCGACAGTGGGGAGCCCTATGAGATCGAATACCGATTACGAGACCGCAGCGGCAACTACCGCTGCTTTCTGATTCGTGGCGTGCGGGTAATGAGCGATTTGGGAGAAGGCGTGGCCTGGGTGGGCACCTGTACCGACATCGAGCCCCAAAAGCGTGCGGAGCAGGAAGCGCGACTGGCCCAGGAAGCGGCCGTGGCCGCCTTGGGCATTGTCCTTGAGGCGCGCGATCGTGAAACCCATGGCCACACGGCCCGGGTTGCTCTTCAAGCCGTTCGGGTGGGTGAGCATCTTCAACTGACGCCGGAGCAGTTGCAGGAGCTTCGTTTGGGGGCGAGCCTCCATGATTTGGGAAAGATCACCATCCCTGACAGCATCCTCCTGAAGCCTGGACCACTGACCCTCGAAGAGCGTCAGGAGATGGAAGGACATGCCCTGGAGGGCGAGCAGCTGGTGAGGAAGCTGGGCTTCATTCCGCCGAGCGTCCTGCAACTGGTTCGCCACCATCACGAGCGATGGGACGGCCAAGGGTACCCGGACCATCTTCAGGGTGAAGACATCCCGCTGTTGGCGAGAATATTTTCCGTGATCGATGTGTCGGACGCGCTCCTCAATGAACGGCCTTACAAAAGGGCGTGGACGGTGGCAGAAACAGTCGCGGAGTTGCGAGCCCAAGCAGGTCATCAGCTGGATCCCCAGATTGCTCTCCTGTT contains:
- a CDS encoding HD domain-containing phosphohydrolase; the encoded protein is MQHEGTYLEPFRDIDSQEAYLSLLNAMPVMLWTADAEGQWQHVNTRWAEYTGMVGEARGFGFEEALHPDDVAPTLRRWHQSIDSGEPYEIEYRLRDRSGNYRCFLIRGVRVMSDLGEGVAWVGTCTDIEPQKRAEQEARLAQEAAVAALGIVLEARDRETHGHTARVALQAVRVGEHLQLTPEQLQELRLGASLHDLGKITIPDSILLKPGPLTLEERQEMEGHALEGEQLVRKLGFIPPSVLQLVRHHHERWDGQGYPDHLQGEDIPLLARIFSVIDVSDALLNERPYKRAWTVAETVAELRAQAGHQLDPQIALLFAGILQEQSEEDSDLNH